One region of Endozoicomonas sp. Mp262 genomic DNA includes:
- the dtd gene encoding D-aminoacyl-tRNA deacylase, translating into MRGLIQRVQHANVKVDGEIIGEIGPGLLLLLGVEKDDDQARADKLLEKILKYRVFEDEQGKMNLGLKDAGGSLLVVSQFTLVADTRKGLRPSFSSGASPEHGKAMYDYFITRAKASHDQVATGQFGADMKVSLLNDGPVTFILEV; encoded by the coding sequence ATGCGCGGCCTGATTCAACGAGTCCAGCATGCCAACGTCAAGGTTGACGGTGAAATAATTGGTGAAATAGGCCCTGGGCTTCTTTTACTACTGGGTGTTGAAAAAGATGATGATCAGGCCAGGGCTGACAAGCTCCTGGAGAAAATTCTGAAATACCGGGTTTTTGAAGATGAGCAGGGAAAAATGAATTTGGGTCTAAAGGATGCGGGCGGCAGCCTGCTGGTTGTATCCCAGTTCACTCTTGTGGCAGATACCCGTAAGGGCCTGCGCCCAAGCTTCAGCTCCGGGGCCAGCCCCGAACATGGAAAGGCCATGTATGATTATTTTATTACCCGGGCCAAGGCTTCCCATGACCAGGTGGCAACCGGACAGTTCGGAGCTGATATGAAGGTATCCTTACTCAATGATGGCCCAGTGACGTTTATACTGGAGGTATAA
- the pip gene encoding prolyl aminopeptidase has translation MHTLYPAIKPYATHRLQVDAIHDIYLEECGTPDGIPVLFVHGGPGAGSSEQDRRFFDPERYRIILFDQRGCNRSKPHAELQNNSTAELVTDIETIREFLKIERWILFGGSWGSTLSLVYAQQHPKTVMAMVLRGIFLGREQDFQWLYQSGANRIFPDNWSHFIELIPEAEQDNMVEAYHKRLFGEDELARMNAAKHWSAWEGGIATLRPNQDVMDHFSDPHLALSLSRIECHYFKHKAWLQDKPILSRMKMIARIPAVVIHGRYDMICPLDNATALVEQWPEAELQVIRDAGHVAIEPGIIDALVRATDQFAQKFEKP, from the coding sequence ATGCACACTCTGTACCCTGCCATCAAGCCTTATGCGACCCACCGACTTCAGGTGGATGCCATTCATGACATTTACCTTGAAGAATGTGGAACGCCCGATGGCATTCCCGTTTTATTTGTTCATGGGGGACCGGGCGCTGGCAGTAGTGAGCAAGACCGTCGATTTTTTGATCCAGAGCGCTACCGCATTATCCTGTTTGATCAACGGGGCTGTAATCGCTCAAAACCCCATGCTGAACTCCAAAACAACTCAACAGCCGAACTTGTCACTGATATAGAAACCATCCGTGAATTCCTGAAAATAGAACGATGGATTCTGTTCGGAGGCTCCTGGGGTTCAACCCTCTCCCTGGTTTATGCCCAGCAACATCCCAAAACCGTCATGGCAATGGTTCTGCGCGGCATCTTCCTGGGTCGGGAGCAGGATTTCCAGTGGCTCTACCAGAGTGGTGCCAACAGAATATTTCCGGACAACTGGTCACATTTTATTGAGCTGATACCTGAGGCTGAGCAGGACAATATGGTGGAAGCCTACCATAAACGTCTATTTGGCGAAGATGAACTGGCTCGCATGAACGCAGCCAAGCACTGGTCCGCATGGGAGGGAGGCATTGCCACCCTGAGGCCAAACCAGGATGTGATGGATCATTTTTCAGACCCCCATCTTGCCTTATCCCTGTCCCGCATTGAGTGTCACTATTTCAAACATAAAGCCTGGCTACAGGATAAGCCGATCTTGTCCAGAATGAAAATGATTGCCAGGATTCCCGCCGTTGTTATCCATGGCCGTTATGACATGATCTGCCCCCTGGATAATGCCACTGCCCTGGTGGAGCAGTGGCCTGAGGCAGAACTACAGGTTATCCGCGATGCCGGCCATGTGGCCATCGAACCCGGAATTATTGACGCCCTGGTGCGGGCCACAGACCAGTTTGCCCAAAAATTTGAAAAGCCATAG
- a CDS encoding oxidoreductase, with protein MFKALVLEQEEKATLAHVRELDETSLPEGDVLVEVDYSSLNYKDGLAITGKGRIVRQFPMVPGIDLAGKVTESGDSRYQPGDQVVLTGWGVGENHWGGMAGKARLKADWLVPLPGNLDGKKAMMVGTAGLTAMLCVQALVDAGVKPEDGEIVVTGASGGVGSTAVTLLAKMGYQVVAATGRGEQNYDLLKALGASRIISRSELEEPARPLEKQVWAGAVDTVGSKVLAKLLAQTKYNGAVSACGLAGGFDLPTTVMPFILRNVKLLGVDSVMCPFEKRQQAWAKLADLLPETFYQQACQEVELDQVPEYARQIIRGQVTGRVVIKL; from the coding sequence ATGTTTAAAGCCCTGGTTCTTGAACAGGAAGAAAAAGCCACTCTGGCACATGTGCGGGAGCTTGATGAGACCTCTTTACCGGAAGGGGATGTTCTTGTTGAGGTTGATTATTCTTCCCTGAATTACAAGGATGGCCTGGCCATTACGGGGAAAGGCAGAATTGTACGTCAGTTTCCTATGGTTCCCGGTATCGACCTGGCAGGAAAAGTGACTGAATCCGGCGACAGCCGTTACCAGCCAGGTGATCAGGTGGTACTGACCGGCTGGGGTGTGGGCGAAAATCATTGGGGCGGAATGGCAGGAAAGGCCCGCCTGAAAGCAGACTGGCTAGTACCCTTACCCGGCAACCTGGATGGTAAAAAAGCCATGATGGTTGGCACTGCTGGCCTGACAGCAATGCTGTGTGTGCAGGCTTTAGTAGATGCTGGTGTTAAGCCTGAAGACGGTGAGATTGTTGTTACCGGAGCCAGTGGTGGCGTGGGTTCTACTGCCGTGACCTTACTGGCAAAAATGGGGTATCAGGTGGTTGCCGCCACCGGTCGTGGAGAGCAAAATTACGATCTACTGAAAGCACTGGGTGCCAGCCGGATCATTAGTCGTTCCGAGTTGGAAGAGCCAGCTCGCCCTCTGGAAAAGCAGGTCTGGGCAGGGGCTGTTGATACTGTGGGCAGTAAGGTATTAGCCAAACTGCTAGCCCAAACCAAGTACAATGGTGCTGTTAGTGCCTGCGGTCTTGCTGGTGGATTTGATTTGCCCACAACCGTTATGCCTTTTATTTTGCGCAACGTGAAGCTTCTGGGTGTTGACTCTGTGATGTGTCCCTTTGAGAAGCGTCAACAGGCCTGGGCTAAACTTGCGGATCTGTTGCCAGAGACTTTCTATCAGCAAGCTTGTCAGGAAGTAGAGCTTGACCAGGTGCCGGAATATGCCCGTCAAATTATTCGTGGTCAGGTGACAGGCCGGGTTGTTATCAAACTATAA
- a CDS encoding LysR family transcriptional regulator, translating into MELEELYRRDLNLLIALRIMLEEGSVSRAAVRLNLSQSAMSRVLGRLRELLDDPLFTRQGQQLIPTERALELSRTLQSPLEAIRIALTPDNFKPDLCTQRFIIATTDYAMQTILPFALPRIYDEAPGISLEFEPLQHHQLLEQLTHGNCDMALCRPCGPVEPLNRDTLGLVSVFCLLSKNHPKAFLPLTLNDYLSYPHAMIAISDGVKALIDNALQDHPERKMVLRTYHLEAALAITDKLPLLITVPADLAYLAADKYNLVIKPLPFEFKPFDYSLIWHSRCDYSASQIWLRSLIKEECGRLIDKRIHDMGLA; encoded by the coding sequence GTGGAATTGGAAGAACTGTACCGGCGGGACTTAAACCTGCTGATAGCACTCCGAATTATGCTGGAGGAAGGCAGCGTTAGCCGGGCTGCTGTCAGACTCAACCTCAGCCAGTCGGCAATGAGTCGAGTGCTAGGGCGATTAAGGGAACTGCTGGACGACCCCCTGTTTACCCGTCAGGGTCAACAGCTTATTCCAACAGAGCGCGCCCTTGAGCTAAGCAGAACCCTTCAGTCACCCCTGGAAGCCATCCGAATCGCACTGACACCGGACAACTTTAAACCGGATCTTTGCACCCAGCGGTTTATCATCGCTACCACCGACTATGCCATGCAGACCATTCTGCCATTTGCCCTTCCCCGTATTTATGACGAAGCACCCGGGATTTCCCTGGAATTTGAACCACTGCAACATCACCAGTTGCTGGAACAGCTAACCCATGGCAATTGTGATATGGCATTGTGTCGCCCTTGCGGACCCGTTGAGCCTTTAAACCGGGATACATTGGGCCTTGTCAGTGTATTCTGCCTGCTTTCCAAAAATCATCCCAAGGCTTTTCTGCCGCTCACCCTGAATGACTACCTGTCTTATCCCCATGCCATGATCGCCATTAGTGATGGCGTCAAGGCATTGATTGATAATGCCCTGCAAGACCATCCCGAGCGTAAAATGGTCTTAAGAACCTATCACCTTGAAGCCGCCCTGGCGATTACTGACAAACTGCCATTATTGATTACTGTCCCGGCAGATTTAGCCTATCTCGCTGCGGATAAATACAACCTGGTGATAAAACCCTTGCCTTTCGAGTTTAAGCCCTTTGATTACTCACTGATCTGGCATTCCCGTTGTGATTACTCCGCTTCACAAATCTGGCTTCGGTCACTGATCAAGGAAGAATGCGGTCGCCTGATTGACAAACGCATTCATGATATGGGGCTTGCCTGA
- the typA gene encoding translational GTPase TypA — protein MIEKLRNIAIIAHVDHGKTTLVDKLLQQSGTLGRKDQGAERIMDSNDQEKERGITILAKNTAINWQDYHINIVDTPGHADFGGEVERVLSMVDSVLLLVDAVDGPMPQTRFVTQKAFEQGLKPIVVINKIDRPGARPDWVMDEVFDLFDRLGATEEQLDFPVIYASALNGIAGDDPENMSEDMTPLFEMITERVPAPDVNVDGTFQMQISALDYNSYVGVIGIGRVTRGIIKPGTPVRLIASDGKERNAKIQKVMGHLGLERVENEEARAGDIICVTGIDNLNISDTLCDPAKVEALPALTVDEPTVSMTFQVNDSPFAGQDGKFVTSRNIKDRLEKELLHNVALRVEQGDDADKFKVSGRGELHLSVLIETMRREGYELAVSRPEVVVREIDGVMQEPYEHVVIDLEEAHQGSVMEEIGKRKGDLNNMVPDGKGRVRLDYVMPARGLIGFRSQFLTMTSGSGILTNVFDHYGPVKGGEVSHRQNGVMVSMVNGKVLGYALWNLQDRGRIFLNPNVDVYEGQIIGLHNRDNDLTVNPTKGKQLTNVRASGTDENIMLTPPIRHTLEQALEFIDDDELVEVTPNHIRLRKKFLKEHERKRASRNK, from the coding sequence GTGATTGAAAAACTGAGAAATATAGCCATTATCGCTCACGTTGACCACGGTAAGACCACCCTGGTTGACAAGCTCCTGCAACAATCAGGGACTCTGGGTCGAAAGGATCAGGGCGCTGAGCGAATCATGGACTCCAATGACCAGGAAAAAGAGCGGGGCATCACTATCCTGGCCAAGAATACTGCCATTAACTGGCAGGATTACCATATCAATATTGTAGACACTCCCGGACACGCTGACTTTGGCGGTGAAGTGGAGCGGGTTCTGTCCATGGTGGACTCTGTGCTGCTGCTGGTTGATGCGGTGGATGGTCCTATGCCACAAACCCGTTTTGTTACCCAGAAAGCCTTTGAGCAGGGCCTGAAGCCCATTGTGGTTATCAACAAGATTGACCGTCCTGGTGCCCGTCCTGACTGGGTAATGGATGAAGTCTTTGACCTGTTTGACCGACTGGGTGCCACTGAAGAGCAGCTGGATTTCCCGGTTATCTACGCTTCTGCCCTCAATGGTATTGCCGGAGACGATCCGGAGAATATGTCTGAGGACATGACCCCGCTGTTCGAAATGATCACGGAACGGGTACCGGCTCCCGATGTCAATGTGGATGGCACCTTCCAAATGCAGATCAGTGCCCTGGACTATAACAGTTACGTAGGTGTTATCGGTATTGGCCGGGTGACCCGTGGCATTATCAAGCCAGGCACTCCTGTCAGACTGATTGCCAGCGATGGCAAAGAGCGCAATGCCAAGATCCAGAAAGTGATGGGCCACCTTGGTCTGGAACGGGTTGAAAACGAAGAAGCCCGTGCCGGGGACATTATCTGTGTTACCGGTATTGATAACCTGAACATCTCCGATACCTTATGCGATCCGGCCAAGGTTGAAGCACTGCCTGCACTGACTGTGGACGAGCCTACGGTTAGCATGACCTTCCAGGTTAACGACTCGCCCTTTGCCGGTCAGGATGGCAAGTTTGTCACCTCCAGGAACATCAAGGACCGACTGGAAAAGGAACTGCTGCATAACGTAGCCCTTCGCGTTGAACAGGGTGATGATGCCGACAAGTTCAAGGTATCCGGCCGGGGTGAACTGCATCTGTCTGTACTGATTGAGACCATGCGTCGCGAAGGCTATGAACTGGCGGTGTCCCGGCCTGAAGTGGTGGTTCGTGAAATTGACGGCGTCATGCAGGAACCCTACGAGCACGTTGTCATTGACCTGGAAGAAGCACACCAGGGCTCGGTTATGGAAGAGATCGGCAAGCGTAAAGGCGACCTGAACAACATGGTACCCGACGGCAAGGGACGTGTTCGCCTGGATTACGTCATGCCTGCCCGTGGACTCATCGGTTTCCGCTCCCAGTTCCTGACCATGACCTCTGGCAGCGGCATTCTCACCAACGTCTTTGACCACTATGGCCCGGTAAAAGGGGGCGAAGTATCCCACCGTCAAAACGGGGTTATGGTTTCCATGGTCAATGGCAAGGTACTGGGTTATGCACTCTGGAACCTTCAGGACCGTGGTCGTATATTCCTTAATCCAAACGTTGATGTGTACGAAGGGCAGATTATCGGTTTGCACAACCGTGACAATGACCTGACCGTTAACCCTACTAAAGGCAAACAGTTAACCAACGTTCGTGCGTCCGGTACTGACGAAAATATTATGCTGACGCCGCCTATTCGTCATACCCTGGAGCAGGCACTGGAATTTATTGATGATGACGAACTGGTTGAAGTAACCCCTAACCATATTCGACTGCGTAAAAAATTCCTGAAAGAGCACGAGCGCAAGCGGGCAAGCCGCAATAAGTAG
- the msbA gene encoding lipid A export permease/ATP-binding protein MsbA → MSESTQAGSLQIYLRLLSYVKPYSGLFALSIVGYILFALSQPAVAKLLEYFVEVLDGTSSLQIYWVPLGMLGLAFFRGIGSFLGNYYLAKVSMSVVHDLRCLMFNHMVELPNSYFDNNNSGHLIARITYNVGMVTGAATDAIKVVIREGLTVIFTMGYLFYTNWKLTLVFFAVTPLIAFVVGSASKRFRKLSKKVQFSMGDLTHVTSETINGYRVVRGFGGEEYEKGRFHASSASNTRQNLKMTRASAVHTPTLQFLVSCALAVLLYVVLWMRGDATTASLIGFITAAFLLPKPIRQLSEVNANIQKGIAAAESIFEMADEASEKDFGQFATERVQGRIEFRDVGFRYDNADRPALENINFTVEPGQTVALVGKSGSGKTTLASLVPRFYNHGEGDIIIDGNPINDYKLKNLRRHIALVNQNVTLFNDTIARNIAYGDLGETKEEDIRIAAEAAHVTEFVKDLPEGMHTLVGEDGVLLSGGQRQRLAIARAILKDAPILILDEATSALDTESERHIQAALDEVMKDRTTLVIAHRLSTIENADKIIVMDHGQIVESGTHAGLLAKGGHYAKLHKMQFQEEATSQGVELESIS, encoded by the coding sequence ATGTCTGAATCAACCCAAGCTGGCAGTCTGCAGATTTACCTGCGACTGTTGAGCTATGTGAAGCCTTATTCAGGGCTGTTCGCCCTGAGTATAGTGGGCTATATCCTGTTTGCCCTTTCCCAGCCAGCTGTTGCCAAGTTGCTGGAATACTTTGTTGAAGTGCTGGATGGCACCAGCAGTCTCCAGATTTACTGGGTACCGCTGGGGATGCTGGGGCTTGCCTTTTTCAGGGGTATAGGCTCCTTTCTTGGCAACTACTATCTGGCCAAGGTCTCCATGTCTGTGGTCCATGACCTTCGCTGCCTGATGTTCAACCATATGGTTGAACTGCCTAACAGCTACTTCGACAACAATAACTCCGGCCACCTGATTGCCCGTATTACTTACAATGTGGGTATGGTGACCGGCGCTGCAACGGATGCCATCAAAGTTGTGATCCGGGAAGGGCTGACGGTGATCTTTACCATGGGCTATCTGTTCTACACCAACTGGAAGTTAACCCTGGTATTTTTTGCGGTGACCCCGCTGATTGCTTTTGTGGTGGGTTCCGCCAGCAAGCGTTTCAGGAAGCTGAGCAAGAAAGTCCAGTTTTCCATGGGGGACTTGACCCATGTAACCTCTGAAACCATCAATGGTTATCGGGTGGTCAGGGGCTTCGGTGGTGAGGAGTATGAGAAAGGGCGTTTTCATGCAAGCAGTGCCAGCAATACCCGTCAAAACCTGAAAATGACCCGGGCCTCTGCCGTCCACACGCCTACCCTGCAATTCCTGGTATCCTGCGCCCTGGCGGTATTGCTATATGTGGTGCTATGGATGCGTGGCGATGCCACCACCGCCTCCTTGATCGGTTTTATTACCGCGGCCTTTCTGCTACCCAAGCCAATTCGTCAGCTCAGTGAAGTTAACGCCAATATCCAGAAGGGCATTGCTGCAGCGGAAAGCATTTTCGAAATGGCAGACGAGGCATCGGAAAAAGATTTCGGCCAGTTTGCCACAGAACGTGTGCAGGGGCGCATAGAGTTCCGTGATGTGGGCTTCCGTTATGACAATGCCGACCGGCCTGCACTGGAGAATATCAATTTTACTGTAGAGCCAGGCCAGACGGTTGCCCTGGTGGGTAAATCCGGCTCTGGTAAAACCACCCTTGCCAGTCTGGTTCCCCGGTTTTATAACCACGGGGAGGGGGACATTATTATTGATGGCAATCCCATTAATGATTATAAGCTCAAGAATCTCCGCAGGCACATAGCCCTGGTTAATCAGAACGTGACCCTGTTTAATGACACCATAGCCCGGAATATCGCCTATGGGGATTTGGGTGAAACAAAGGAAGAGGATATCCGGATAGCCGCTGAAGCTGCCCATGTTACAGAGTTTGTTAAGGATTTACCGGAGGGTATGCACACACTGGTGGGTGAAGATGGTGTTCTGTTATCCGGTGGGCAACGACAGAGACTGGCTATCGCCCGGGCCATCTTGAAGGATGCGCCAATCTTGATTCTTGATGAGGCCACTTCTGCCCTGGATACCGAGTCTGAACGGCATATTCAGGCAGCTCTGGATGAAGTCATGAAAGACCGAACCACACTGGTTATTGCCCACCGGTTATCAACCATTGAAAATGCTGACAAGATCATTGTGATGGATCATGGCCAGATTGTGGAGAGTGGTACCCATGCCGGGTTACTGGCAAAAGGAGGCCACTATGCAAAATTACACAAAATGCAGTTCCAGGAAGAAGCCACTTCTCAGGGCGTGGAACTGGAAAGTATCAGTTAA
- the hldE gene encoding bifunctional D-glycero-beta-D-manno-heptose-7-phosphate kinase/D-glycero-beta-D-manno-heptose 1-phosphate adenylyltransferase HldE produces MKLTLPRFDQAKVLVIGDVMLDRYWHGATSRISPEAPVPVVRIGQIEDRPGGAGNVALNIASLGAPAWLVAATGDDEAAGILQTRLKAAGVYCDFARIPGIPTITKLRVISQHQQLIRLDHEEPFEGLSPDIIEAKASELIGEVGAVILSDYNKGSLKGYQQLISMAKAQGVPVLIDPKGTDFSRYRGATVITPNLSEFETVVGRCKDEQELLAKGQKLLQELDLEALLITRSEHGMTLIRKQGPELHLPARAREVFDVTGAGDTVISVLASALAAGSDLPQAAALANIAAGLVVGKLGTATISMPELRREVNRELGAERGMVSIGQLMTAVEDARAHGEKIVFTNGCFDIIHAGHVGYLEQARLQGDRLIVAVNSDSSVKKLKGDGRPINPVDRRQAVLAGLEAVDWVISFDEDTPEGLLQQIKPDVLVKGGDYSLDEVVGADIVHGYGGDVKVLAFLDDCSTTAIVNKIRKEREKKSEQNLPITSD; encoded by the coding sequence ATGAAACTGACTCTCCCCCGCTTTGACCAGGCAAAGGTGCTGGTTATTGGCGATGTAATGCTGGATCGCTATTGGCATGGAGCCACGTCACGGATATCTCCTGAAGCGCCTGTGCCTGTGGTTCGCATTGGCCAGATAGAGGACCGTCCAGGTGGTGCCGGTAACGTAGCACTTAATATTGCCTCTCTTGGGGCTCCGGCATGGCTGGTTGCCGCCACTGGCGATGACGAGGCGGCAGGTATTTTGCAGACCCGCCTTAAGGCTGCCGGTGTTTATTGTGACTTTGCCAGAATTCCGGGGATTCCAACGATCACGAAACTGCGGGTCATTAGCCAGCACCAACAATTAATTCGTTTGGATCATGAAGAACCTTTTGAAGGGTTAAGCCCGGATATCATTGAAGCAAAGGCCTCCGAGCTGATTGGGGAGGTTGGGGCTGTGATCCTTTCCGACTATAACAAAGGTTCCCTGAAAGGCTACCAGCAGTTAATCAGTATGGCCAAAGCCCAGGGCGTTCCGGTGCTTATTGATCCCAAGGGGACGGATTTTAGCCGCTACCGCGGGGCTACGGTAATTACCCCGAACCTCAGTGAATTTGAGACAGTGGTTGGGCGTTGCAAGGATGAACAGGAATTGCTGGCAAAAGGCCAGAAGCTACTGCAGGAGCTGGATCTTGAGGCATTACTGATTACTCGCAGCGAACATGGCATGACCCTTATCCGGAAGCAAGGGCCTGAACTGCATCTTCCTGCCAGGGCCCGGGAAGTATTTGATGTGACCGGAGCCGGTGATACGGTGATTTCCGTTTTAGCCTCTGCTCTGGCAGCAGGCAGCGACCTGCCACAGGCGGCTGCTTTGGCCAATATTGCCGCTGGCCTGGTGGTGGGCAAACTCGGTACTGCAACCATTAGCATGCCTGAACTCCGCCGTGAGGTTAACCGCGAGCTGGGTGCTGAGCGGGGTATGGTTTCCATAGGGCAGCTAATGACGGCCGTCGAAGATGCCCGTGCCCACGGGGAAAAAATTGTCTTTACTAATGGTTGTTTCGATATTATCCATGCGGGGCATGTGGGATATCTGGAGCAGGCAAGGCTTCAGGGTGATCGCCTGATTGTGGCGGTTAACAGTGATAGTTCCGTCAAGAAACTAAAAGGCGATGGGCGTCCAATAAATCCTGTAGATCGCCGTCAGGCGGTATTGGCTGGACTGGAAGCTGTGGATTGGGTGATCTCCTTTGATGAGGACACTCCTGAAGGGCTATTACAGCAAATCAAGCCTGATGTCCTGGTTAAGGGAGGAGACTACTCCCTTGATGAAGTGGTGGGCGCTGACATTGTTCATGGTTATGGTGGCGATGTTAAGGTACTGGCATTTCTGGATGACTGCTCCACTACGGCTATTGTGAATAAGATTCGCAAAGAGCGGGAAAAGAAGTCAGAACAGAATTTGCCCATCACCTCTGATTAA
- a CDS encoding aldo/keto reductase has protein sequence MLEQKKIAGTDINISPLGFGTVKLGRDQQVKYPSGFKIPDDREAIALLQLARELGINLLDTAPAYGSSEERLGKLLGNKRQDWVICSKVGEEFENGQSRFDFTPEHIRFSIQRSLKRLNTDYIDMVLLHSSGDDVNIIQQYGCLEVLEDLKKEGLIKASGMSTKTIEGGIMALERSDIAMVTYNLNEQAERPVLDYAQSNNKGILIKKALASGHACLEGKDPVYESMKLVFSHPAVSAAIIGTINPQHLKQNVEKVYQVLQN, from the coding sequence ATGCTTGAGCAAAAAAAAATCGCGGGTACTGATATCAATATCTCACCACTGGGGTTCGGCACTGTAAAACTGGGCCGGGATCAACAGGTCAAATACCCCAGTGGCTTCAAGATACCTGATGACCGTGAGGCAATAGCATTACTACAGCTGGCCAGAGAACTGGGCATCAATTTATTGGATACGGCTCCTGCCTACGGTTCCAGTGAAGAGCGATTAGGTAAGCTGCTGGGAAATAAACGACAGGACTGGGTGATCTGTAGCAAGGTGGGGGAAGAGTTTGAAAATGGGCAATCTCGCTTTGACTTCACCCCGGAACATATCCGTTTCAGCATCCAGCGCAGCCTTAAACGACTGAATACCGATTATATTGATATGGTTTTACTCCACTCTTCCGGTGATGATGTCAATATTATTCAGCAGTACGGCTGTCTTGAGGTGCTGGAAGACCTGAAAAAAGAGGGCCTGATCAAAGCATCCGGCATGTCCACCAAAACCATTGAGGGCGGCATTATGGCCCTTGAACGGTCCGATATTGCCATGGTGACTTATAACCTGAATGAACAGGCTGAAAGGCCGGTTCTTGACTATGCCCAGTCAAACAACAAGGGTATTCTGATTAAGAAAGCTCTGGCCAGTGGTCATGCCTGTCTTGAAGGGAAAGACCCGGTTTATGAAAGCATGAAGCTGGTATTTTCCCATCCGGCAGTATCCGCTGCGATTATTGGTACGATAAATCCTCAACATCTAAAACAGAATGTTGAAAAAGTGTACCAGGTTCTACAAAACTGA
- a CDS encoding FAD-dependent oxidoreductase, protein MAEFFGKLFPLFMTQTINVDTVIIGGGIAGLWLFRALNLQGYKAVLLENDTLGGGQTVKSQGIIHGGTKYTLSGNLTKASQCIAGMPDRWRKALAGEGELDLSDSKILSQHHYLWSPGGLGSRLTSFFASKALRGRVDQLKPEQFPDIFRHQGFRGKVYQLNEIVLDIPTVVSALIKGLENRLIKVDWDNDTRLVTHNGEIQHIEIEQEGKKFELKASRYITTAGEGTANLMRLWGIKEPRMQVRPLHMVMVRHRHPEPIFAHCIGTKPVPRITVTSHPDTEGRWVWYLGGEIAEDGNNRTPEEQIRTAQKEIKALLPWVNLDQAEWGTLKVNRAEPKQSSLFRPDAAFCQAAGNGIVTWPTKLALAPNLSDEVIKMLKKADIQPSGNSDFALPHELPTPTITNPFWSSHLD, encoded by the coding sequence TTGGCCGAATTTTTCGGTAAATTATTCCCCCTATTTATGACACAAACCATTAATGTCGATACAGTAATCATCGGTGGCGGCATTGCCGGACTCTGGTTATTCCGCGCTCTCAACCTACAGGGCTATAAGGCCGTTCTGCTTGAAAATGATACCCTGGGTGGCGGTCAGACCGTTAAGTCTCAAGGAATTATCCATGGTGGCACCAAATATACGCTCTCCGGAAATTTAACCAAAGCCTCCCAGTGCATCGCTGGAATGCCTGATCGCTGGAGAAAAGCACTGGCTGGCGAAGGTGAGCTGGATCTCAGTGATTCTAAGATCCTCAGCCAACACCATTATCTGTGGTCACCCGGCGGACTGGGTTCCAGACTAACCTCCTTTTTTGCCAGCAAAGCACTGCGAGGAAGGGTTGACCAGCTCAAGCCTGAGCAATTCCCGGACATTTTCCGCCACCAGGGATTCAGGGGCAAAGTCTACCAGCTCAATGAGATTGTACTGGACATTCCTACGGTTGTTAGTGCCCTGATCAAAGGCTTGGAAAACCGCTTAATTAAAGTGGACTGGGATAACGACACCCGGCTAGTAACCCATAATGGGGAAATACAGCATATTGAGATTGAGCAGGAAGGCAAAAAATTTGAACTTAAGGCCAGTCGTTATATCACCACTGCCGGTGAGGGGACTGCCAACCTAATGCGCCTATGGGGAATTAAAGAACCCCGCATGCAGGTTCGTCCCCTGCATATGGTTATGGTGAGACACCGTCATCCGGAACCCATATTTGCCCACTGTATAGGCACTAAACCGGTTCCCCGGATCACCGTAACGAGCCACCCGGACACAGAGGGCCGATGGGTGTGGTACTTAGGGGGAGAAATTGCCGAAGATGGCAATAACCGCACACCGGAAGAGCAGATCAGAACTGCCCAAAAGGAAATAAAAGCCTTGCTGCCCTGGGTGAATCTGGATCAGGCCGAATGGGGTACACTCAAAGTCAATAGAGCGGAACCCAAACAGAGTTCACTGTTCAGGCCAGATGCTGCATTTTGTCAGGCAGCCGGTAATGGCATTGTCACCTGGCCAACGAAACTGGCTTTGGCTCCAAACCTCTCTGATGAAGTGATAAAAATGCTGAAAAAGGCTGACATACAACCCTCCGGGAACAGTGATTTTGCCTTGCCCCATGAACTACCAACCCCAACAATAACCAACCCTTTTTGGAGTAGTCATCTCGACTGA